Below is a genomic region from Acomys russatus chromosome 3, mAcoRus1.1, whole genome shotgun sequence.
ACAGAAACCACAGCTTAAGGAGGAGTGCCAGTTGTTGGTTTTCTTAAACAACGACAGAGAACTGTTAACGTGCACAAGACTGAGCCACCAATGTTTCAAGCCTCCTGAATGAGATTATAATTGGACCATCAAAGTCAGCGGGACTTGCCCTGGCATGTTAGTGATCTCATACAATATTCAAGTAATTATATCCCAAAAAGCAAGAAATTGATTCTATCACAAGCTTAACGTAACTGTTTAACATTACGGGACAACAATCACTGATCTGAAATGTCAAATGTCCTAACAGAAAACCTTTCACCTTAGAGCCGTCAGCACGAGGCGGCCAAGGACACTATTCACATTCTTCcagaaatacaaaacaagagCCATCCAGAAATGTTCGCAACATTTCTTCATGGAAGCTATGAAGGCTCAAGCTTTATGGATTCCAGTATTATCAGTCTATGGACCAAGTAAGGAGCACAACCATATTAACACTCAATGGAACCGACAGAACATACGTTACTCTCTACTCCCCAGATAGTGGCATATCAACTCTTATGAAAATATCTATTCACTAATCCACATACAGATTGATGCAGTCACGTGAGTTTTACAAGCGTCCCAACATCTCTTATGTGCACCTTTCTTAGTTTCTATCTAAGTGGGAAAAGAGCCAAGTTTAATTTGGCAGTAAACTCCGCTAACTGGAAACCATTAGTGAAAGTGTCAGACCAGGGTACAGTTTATGGCTAAGTTTGGCTCCTGAAAATAGGAgacaaagagggaggggaaatgctAGCATACATTTTGCTACAAATTACTTAGCAATGACAAACAATCTAGCAACACCTCTCCCAAGAGAGAATGCTTCTCCCGGATGTGTTTACCTGCACTAAGCATCCAGTAAACTCCCCAGATAGACAATGCAAACAGTTGAACAAGTCAGCTaaagcagccagccagccttctTCCTAACATCACTGCTCCAGTGTCAGAACAAAGTGGTTCCTGTTCAAAACTCAAGACATTTTGGAATTTCAGGTCAGGGACCTGAGAATACCTTCCTTCACATGTCACTATACTGTCACAGAAGCCACGTCACACATGCATTGTGATTCCTAGTTGGTTCCGACATTAGATGCTATGCATAACTTAGGTAAGAGCGGCACTCGCCAAACCCATGCTGACCTAAAGACCGTCAGCTTCCTGGAGAGACTAAGACTCAAGGCTGAGTGGGAATGGTTGTTCAAAAAGACCCGGAGTGTGAAAATCTGGACATACTTTTTATGGAAAGGcagaaaatgagtaagaaaaatactttaaaagaatgTAAATTTTAGCTAAAAGGAAACTTACATAAATATTTGAGGAATACTTTAGAAGCCTTACAAACCTGTCTAAGGGCAGACAGAGTAAAAGTGTTCTATTAATGCCCTGATTCAATGTGTGGCCTTATTAAAGACACATTTATTGGTAAGGGTCAGACaagtttgaaaaggaaaaaccacCTGTGCTGCTGCTAGAACTGGACTAAGTCTGTGTGTGGCAGACGGGTGCTGTCTACCTGGTGAGAGGCTAAGGTAAAtatgtaagccaaaataaagacTCGCACTAAAAACGCACACTCGTGGAGCACTACTTTTGAAGGCATACGTACACAACCAGGTGAAACAAAACCTTATTTGCTTCATTCAAAAACGTAAAGTCACTGTCTACTTGGTCCCATTTGCATTTCTGTGGGATTATAAACAAGTTATTCTCTAGCCCAAAATACCTGTACAATGAGCTCTGACTTCTTGGATGAAGTTTTCTCACTCTCTGGACACTGAAATGAGTAACTTTTCCATTCATGAACCAACACAAACACCTCTTCTAGCACTTGCAATTGCTTCCTGACATACGGGCTGTGAACACACAGCTGGGAACACAAGGCATTCTGTTCCACTATGAAAATTCCAACTACCTTTCCTCCAGTCAAACGGACACAGAGCACTAGCCAAGACAAATACTGCGCAATGGCCACACACATGCCAACATAATGAAGCTTttactagtttttcttttctttttttctttttcttttttccttgggtGGGGGTAGTTGTGGGGCTTGAGAGAgcgtttctctgtgaagccctggttgtcctagaacttgctctgcagagcaggctggcctggaactcctatctttgctgggattaaagatgtgcactaccactaCCCAGTTCAAAATGATTACCTTCTTAATATAGGAATTTGGTCAGTCTCTACGgtctttctacttttttctttaaatcaaatTATTATTCAGCAATTTCTCACATGTTTCTTAAGTACAACAATAATTGCAAGTAGATTAGAAGTCTCACTTCCGGACAATCCTGTCATCGTCTGGCTTAGTCCGTACTAGAATTTCTTCTGACATTTAGGATAAAAGGCATGACATCTATTGATGTGTTGTTATTAACTATGACCATAGTTTTAAATAATGCTTACATATGGCACAAAACTAATAGCAAATATACACCAAATTATAACTCTCACCTACCATATATTCACAACTTTGGGCAGATagttggaattttaaaaataacaagttgGTTTTATTACAAATTTCAGTTATACATAttagaaaattgttttatttgaaccctttaaaaaagtattaatttCACCAAATCTAGAATACTGGCAGTGTAGATGTTGTAAGCTAATGTTAAAGCTGACAAATCAAAGGCACGGTATTGACATATTTAGAACAGTGCTCACAAGACATTAGGAGGTGGCTCCATAGTGTTACCAAGCTACGGTCTAAGCTCCCTATtagtgacacaatcaggaacgaAGGAAGCCCTTGATCACATGACTCATCAGTTCCTAAGACCAGGATGCTGTTTTCCATAAGAAGACAACCTAATGACCATAACTCTACCATAAAAGTGAACTCCCAGACCTTAAGAATGAGTGATTGATAGAATTTCTACACTTGATTAAAAAGATATAGGAAACTAAGAGAGAATGAAAACTGATGGAAAGTGCAACAGAGGTTCTACTAAATCACTATTCATGGCTCAAAATTGGCCACAAAAGACTTTAGCCCCAAATGAACCTAAATGATGTGACAAGCGATAAGACGCTATTTGCACTTACAAACTGCCAGTACCCAGTAGTGGTCAAAGGAGGAACTGCTGTCTAGCACAGTCCAATACCCACCTTCCAATAGTGTCTGCAAACAGTAACAAATCCTGAATTGTAAATTATAAAACTTAGTCACAAGGGTGCAAACCCTCCCTGGAGAGCCCACCTAACAATGACAGACACGAGGGGACACTCCACACAGTTTCATTACTATGACGATGATTCCCCCTTGTTCAAACTGCACGAAGGGAGAGTTTTTCTTTACTGCAGGAAACAAACTGTAATTAACAGTGCATTTTTAGGCATAAATAACTATTTATGTCTGGTTCCAGTATGGTCAGGTTAATACATAGACTTTAGAAGCACAGGCGTTCACATTAGTGGAAAAATCCAAGTTTCTCACGCAGCCATTCTTCAGTCAGGTCTTCAGTGTTTCTTATCTCAAATACCTTacggaaagaaagaacaaataaacgGAAGTCATACTCCatcactcaaaagaaaaaacGTCCCTCCATTGCACTGAGTATTAAATACCACATTCTGAGCTGGGGGTAGGGGTCTCACAGGCCTTACAtcagagcactcaggaggcagagtcaggaggatctgtgagttcaaggccagcctagtctacagagcattCCAggacatgaaaccctgtctcagaaaaccagaaacagaaagaaaaaaagaaggggggaaaaaaaaaagaaaaagaaaagaagaagaaagccagctagccaggcgtggtagcatacacctttaaccccagcactcagaaggcagaggcaggcaggtctctgtgagttcgaggccagcctggtttataaaaagttccaggacaaccaaggctattacacagagaaaccatgtctcgaaaaaccaaaaaacgaaaaacgaaaaaagaaaaaaagaaaaaaaaaaaaaaaaaaaaaaaaaaaaaaaaaaaaaaaaaaaaaaaaaaaaaaaaaaaaaaaaaaaaaaaaaaaaaaaaaagaaaagaaagaagaaaaaaagcaacaacaaaacaaaacaaaagcaaaagctccTACATTCTGTTTCCTTTATGTTGGTCATGATTTATCTTAGTAAATTTATATACATTTCTGGCAGTATTACACTTCTTTTAAGTTCTAAATACTTACGTTACCAAAGTGTAGCAATCAAGATGACATAAGCCTAGGCTCTTTTAAAACCACAATTCTAAACGAGCACATGCATATTAAAAGAGCCAATTCTGTCACCCTGCCCATTAGAGAAGACAGCCAAGCAAACAAGCCTCCACCGAGCTGGGAGCTGGAGGAAGGTGAGGCCACTCTTCCAGTCTGAGCCCGGATGCTAACAGCAGCTGTGACACTCTGCAGAGGCTGCAGGCTCCAGTCACAGCTCTCCAGGACTCTCAACTCCCCCGGGCTGCGGGGAGCTGAGGTCTGAGAGTCAGCTCTAGTTAACACGCAACCCTGAGTAAGCCATCTTCTGAACCggcttttctgtatttttacttttaaatttacccttgtgtttatgtgtgtgtgtgcatgtgctcgtGTGCAAGCACACGCACGCACAGGACccttaaaaacacattttgatgCAAAGATTACTATCGCTCTCTTTCCCACTAGTACACACGAAGCTTTCCTAATGTACACATCAGTCTtcacagctgcagctgcagggaaACACTCCTCTGTCGGCTGCTGAGCGACTGCGTGGTGCTCCGCAGGCCACCGCCAGCAGCCACGTCCCACGCAGGCGCTACCTTGGCCAGCTCAGCTGTGTGGACCAGCTTGTTCTTGCTTCCGGCATACATCATCTGCTGCTCGGGCTTGCACCCTGGAGGACGGCGGCACAGACACAAGGGAGCTGTAAGATGCTGGTGGCGTCTACCACTTTTATCTTTCACAAAGCGTCATCAGATCATCAAAAGTGGTTCCAGGTCTCTGTGGATCCTGATTTCAGTCTTGACAGACACTTATAAACTTTGTTCAGCACTGTTTTAATTTCAGTAGTACAAGGCCCATGTTCAAGGTTACAGGCATATCACTGGCaactattcttaaaaaaataaacacaggcaTATTACCACGGTCACACAAAGATCACCTACTTAAACAAGATGAAAAAATGTACTTCTGATTCAAAAAGGTATCACTGTATTTCAGAATCATTAAAATGTAGAATTTAACTCAACAATTACACATCTAGGAATTAACCAACAAGTTAAGTACAGCTCAAAAGACAATCCTTTACAGGACCTGCTCTCCAGGGGcgcatgcaagtgtgtgtacaaacacacgTAAACTGACCTCAATTCAACAATTTCATCTTTACGAATAGCAAAAATACGTCTAGCAAAAGATGATTCAGCTAAAGCAGAGCCAAGCACACACACTAAGGGAAGCGACTCACCAACAGGGCTGGAGAAGATGAAGCAGAGCGGGTAGGACACGCGCCCGTCCTCATGCTGGTGTTTGTAACTGTACACAATGAAGGTTTTTCTCAAGTTAAAGAAACCGAGCCGTGGCTCCCGACAGGCAGCCATCACCACCTGAGCTACAAGTGCCTGACTCACTCAATACCACACTTTTGATATAATTCTGCAAAACAGGCTCCAAGGGAAAATCATAAAATCATGCAGCCTCTCAAAAAAAACTTCTTAAAAGTACAGATTTCATGTGGacgtatattttttctttctcattttttactGTATGCACATTAgaataaagagaatttttttttttttttaactccaattAGGACACCACCTTTCACATTTCTTGTctaacatatgcatacatgtttaaattttgttgtgaTCAGGATTTGGAAGGACTGCTTTAaggcattttgttgttggtggtggttttcatgacaaggtttctctgtgtagccttggctgtcctggaatttactctgtagaccaggctggcctcgaactcacagagatctacctgcctctgcctcccaaatgctggtatcaaagtgtgccaccaccgtccagctaAGATGTTATTATTCTTTCACTAACTTCTTAGTGAGCAtaataaaataatggattttCATACATACAATTAGTTCTTGTGTGCTCACACCCGTCCCTCCACACCCCTTCACTGTGCTCACACCCGTCCCTCCACACCCCTTCACTGTGCTCACACCCGTCCCTCCGCACCCCTTCACTGTGCTCACACCCGTCCCTCCACACCCCTTCACTGTGCTCACACCCGTCCCTCCACACCCCTTCACTGTGCTCACACCCGTCCCTCCGCACCCCTGCACTGTGCTCACACCCATCCCTCCGCACACCTTCACTGTGCTCACACCCGTCCCTCCGCAACCCTTCACTGTGCTCACACCGTCCCTCCGCACACCTTCACTGTGCTCACACCCGTCCCTCCACACACCTGCACTGTACCCTCTATTCTCCCACAGTCTACATTCTGTTCTCATGCCATATAAAATGTaacttttgaaagtttttttaacAGATGGGTTCATAAATAAAGTCCTGagtactaaaaaaaaatctttccaaacC
It encodes:
- the Gmfb gene encoding glia maturation factor beta yields the protein MSESLVVCDVAEDLVEKLRKFRFRKETHNAAIIMKIDKDRRLVVLDEELEGISPDELKDELPERQPRFIVYSYKHQHEDGRVSYPLCFIFSSPVGCKPEQQMMYAGSKNKLVHTAELAKVFEIRNTEDLTEEWLREKLGFFH